A window of the Methanobrevibacter sp. genome harbors these coding sequences:
- a CDS encoding Ig-like domain repeat protein, with the protein MKKMNKNILICALLVVMMLFCVSTVSAEDNALDNNLASSDAGDVISAEGDTIYVDSSSTSDDEQGTESSPYKTISSAVNSEKVTGGETIFIKNGNYSESTITFTKNLNLVGESKDGVSIKSTSTSAELFVGTNDGLTLSFNNLIIEDSSKTGGTGILRFTGGKVLNIDFNNCTFDNITNKYGVMQLASTGTINIADCTFKDIKSSVSNGAGAIYVSDGGTYNIKNTVFEDISYTLSTGQVGGVIYISKAAANLNMENVTIQNCKYPGNSIVRSTGTVVIKKSKFVDNDVELSSSGYVGDSLFYIGGSGKLTMEQSVLANNTVAKNVFYLGSSAQATMNYNNIYNNTFNTSYESGIKTTNGVLDAENNYWGSNSLPEGVTANIWVVEEEGSYKLSNGNELEKEIPGLNDGGDEPVVPTVNDIIYVDSVNGADTNDGFSEATAVKTIEKAVAISEEITDDLAEGQIPTIVIKEGTYVENPITITESVIINTTGPVTWDANGKRALYVQYADVSLSNITFINGNESYSGSVIRQNYGIVLIDNCVFTNNGGENREALIYNNYGDLSITNTVFDKNTAHKTSTSYGNIRVNNGNLFVDNCNFTNNYNKYGVFYISSSQAEIYNSSFIGNNATSSSGGSGAAIYVGGSSTTQSASSGKITNGTASNLLVKNCEFINNTAFGGTYYGGAGGAVYVNNNVTAVIEDSLFENNVAITGGESGKGGAIYASAGDITVNGCVFNDNVAEEGSEIYLKYYGGSSYSIMVAPDAINKINVKDSVFNDDNSAIVVSDNDKYAADVNENYWGSNDNPASKVGENVTVENWVVMDAKVTPDNAQIGDNVTVDVTFDKLQHADDTVSEYSGTLPEMDITVTSTSGKLNEILTVKDNKASVDYTIDAADDAIDVGDVSIPLVAGIIYVSPEGDDTNAGTEEAPVATIAHAIEISVKGKIVLLEGTHKTGDLGTISKDLTITGQGNAIIDAQNNNRVLYVGSTGDVLIENVTLINGYTAADESGALLGNSGKLTLQGCTLANSTSSKNGGAIYNVAELMVIDSVFENNKAAQNGGAIFSQAAAGFTPELYVVGTTFTNNNAKGSSNFAGGAIFAQQNSAFDIINSEFVANSVDAYGGGAIEIVNTNVATITGSTFTGNSAKGEAESSNYGGGAISFIGAYSDKKETLTVTDSLFEQNTVDGLGGGAIYVRTATVNVANSVLVSNFDDSNYAVYSRITSMVTPTVNVNDNWWGSNDSPKDFVSDKVTLNRWAVLTVTNDTQIKAGENVTINANINTYTTGTTTGDLAKPIVVPRAVTLETSEATEEGVLVDGEADFVYTVPEGLKFIRVSVDNEIVTLFVTTTATTVSADNFTAKKGERYEFAVNVTCDDGTIVNQGTVELFIGEESIATFDVIDGVASGKLLITQDEGEYNITVKYVDPETLFDESFTVVGFTVKGMNNIITPENFYDFFDDEGIMFSDIPFDNLIFDGEFEDLGVDKIVISESKQIESNYADFNDVVIVIDADDVSFTGRSYFTVDGSAVSGPVLAIYGYNVTVENVNIDYTTAKDTEAYGILIYEADGVSVDNARIDFVSNSVGTPGYTQHAIQIRSSSNVNITKGTIRSKLPACDVDFSSQGIDQDLILAVGIQDSENIVLNKNTLTTDVTAANGDYPTVDSIMTNNVNNLVISDNKITQTDKSTVGAGYSNAVDLYVSNNVNITGNTITINSDAGEEAAGTAYPIQLTGPYSNVVIDGNTLTAISNGPTLGIYSQNYAGETDITVTNNNIDVTGLATAGNVYSLVSGMELQDTQAKIYNNTIYSHNVGEYDADNNLYGISYAQWLSGDHTFDIRDNAIFTEGAYAVYFLNAVNSNVVGNDLHGHDLEGDNATFIKGGEGNVIENNTPPYEAEVIIDAPGAWIGHDAEITVTVTNATDGNVTIKVNDKVYDDLALVNGSATLVVPLADIAQDAINNVSVTYNGGSRVFSGAGEATFNVVNGLITNQTFFNYFAENGYLLSFVPEGATLDFQGPFYGAKYSVYINKPVNVISSKNANGTGLLGAYNEELIGTAVFDSGENPNYNWVKFNVVAGGDNTNITGISIINGDLFIQGASNVTVDNIYMKANMRGVGSGTGFLSIHSEAYNTVIKNSYFENGGTGSSCVVLGKGGKYATFDNNVFNITGSSGNVLSSNIFVGKGDNPEFVNYINNVINSQVAASGTMYGITVCGQGNIIENNTLNNFKGNAIINQWGATSTKNVYRNNTITGGGSMAIGTYSIVENNNVAEGALTVTEGCNFTGNTVKSLTISGKNVYAANNTVLTTVTIAAAAKNTTFEENEVNGLVTVNSNDNTIVRNKVTTATPYAIDLKSTSNNTVTYNKLSSADKLGDAAVNFAEDKDNNVTLNGGNPIMDIEVENTWITQNNTITIAIVNATGNVTVKVNNKEFVEVPLVDGAVTIEVDAADIVAGVNNVTVTYNGDDFINVDTDSTTFIGLDNVVTEDIFYEYFDEYGFLNEEVPFDELIFKGEFDKLSYYVILDRPIKITGQDAVLKDIAFVIDSTDVSLDGLTLTSTMNLGPLVTVGESDVSISNMNISYIVKDGDSVAIDIKDVDNVNVTDSVIYVETHITEDTSSASAINVDESSNILIDGNVFTTSFPALYASNYDWDYFMMGLNTVNPIRLRATENITFTNNKVNSTLNDVSASYPTAQSVYIIGCENVLVDSNDFYFVDEFTPQGVVAYLYVIDFGFDKNTTVSNNNFDVRTVSGLNAAGTAYALQGVESQIDIIGNNITTVSNGPNLGFYVASMMGGPSEIYLANNIINVTGNATTSEQWALVSGIEITNGDAKIYNNTIYANNVAGYVENAPVHGVSYGQYMYGSRSLDVQNNTMYVQGKYTVSVISGTKANVTGNTLYAEELFGDDSVAPGVDGIVENNTPPFADIDVFIDGQTAWIGTNSTITVTVPTGTGNVTIVIGNKTFKELKLENETVTVNVSAEDLVLGANEINVTYNGDKYNLPTMSTGNLQVIDGVITNETFKYYFDADNNNYLFDYVPENVTLDFQGSFIGNEFTLSINKPENIVSTTGDAVFDSNRTSAPWITFNVIAGADHTNITGISIINGNLFIRGASYVTVDDIYMKADKRGVGSGTGFLSIHSNAYYTTIKNSHFENGGTGSSCVVLGKGGKYATFDNNEFEITGSSGNVLSSNIFVGTGNNPEFVNYTNNKIVSHMAASGFMYGITVCGQGNIIENNSLINFRGNGIVNQFGATSTKNVYRNNTITGGGSMAIGTYSLVENNNVTEGSLTVTEGCTFINNTAKALTISGKNVVAEDNTILTTVTISAAAKNTTFTGNDVFGLVTVNSGDNTIKDNFIVSSSEFTIDLKSTQNNTVTDNILYAAELVGDASVKYANENNTVKDNFPVDPVLNVEVDDIVVGETAEINIKFAEPVVGTVEVLLNGKKYTVEVNDGAAQLNVSYLPAAKYTVGVYFDGDLLYIQTDALKEFNVEKLSTDLNVEVSEAVSGDNVTVTIKAENVTGNVTVTSDLGQATTIALDENGTATFTLEDVMAGDHYVSVAYDGDDVNDAVTAVVPFTVEKKDAPVVVKADEKATVGVPTTISVELPEAASGMVVFTIGDENVAVSLNMGDSVNFTFDKAGTYNISAMYLGDDYFSVNASETITIEVADKEVPEVEINVPEDIKSGESGNITVAIANATGNVSVIVDGVETVVPLDENGTAVIPIEDVAAGDHSIVVVYSGDDVNGATTAVVPFTVEKKDAPVVVKADEKATVGVPTTISVELPEAASGMVVFTIGDENVAVSLNMGDSVNFTFDKAGTYNISAMYLGDDYFSVNASETITIEVADKEVPEVEINVPEDIKSGESGNITVAIANATGNVSVIVDGVETVVPLDENGTAVIPIEDVAAGDHS; encoded by the coding sequence ATGAAGAAAATGAATAAAAATATTCTTATTTGTGCACTTTTGGTCGTAATGATGCTGTTTTGCGTCAGTACGGTCAGTGCAGAAGATAATGCACTTGATAACAATTTAGCTAGCTCTGATGCTGGTGATGTTATTAGTGCAGAGGGGGATACTATCTATGTAGATAGTTCTTCGACAAGTGACGACGAACAAGGAACGGAGAGTAGTCCTTATAAAACAATTTCTTCCGCTGTTAACTCAGAAAAGGTTACTGGTGGGGAAACTATTTTTATAAAAAATGGAAACTACTCTGAAAGTACCATTACTTTTACAAAAAATTTAAATCTTGTTGGTGAAAGTAAGGATGGTGTATCTATAAAATCTACATCAACTAGTGCTGAACTATTTGTAGGTACTAATGATGGTCTTACACTTTCATTTAATAATTTAATTATTGAAGATTCATCAAAAACTGGTGGAACTGGTATTTTAAGATTCACTGGTGGAAAAGTTTTAAATATAGATTTTAATAATTGTACTTTTGATAATATTACAAATAAATATGGTGTAATGCAACTTGCTTCAACTGGTACAATAAATATTGCGGATTGTACTTTTAAAGATATTAAATCTTCTGTTTCTAATGGTGCAGGTGCAATATATGTAAGTGATGGTGGAACATATAATATTAAAAATACTGTTTTTGAAGATATTTCTTATACTCTTAGCACTGGTCAAGTGGGTGGTGTAATTTACATATCTAAAGCTGCTGCGAATTTAAATATGGAAAATGTTACTATCCAAAACTGTAAATATCCTGGAAATAGTATTGTACGTTCAACCGGTACTGTTGTTATTAAAAAATCTAAATTTGTAGATAATGATGTTGAATTGTCTTCTAGTGGTTATGTTGGGGACAGTTTATTCTACATTGGAGGCAGTGGAAAATTGACCATGGAACAATCTGTTCTTGCAAACAACACTGTTGCTAAAAATGTATTTTATTTAGGTTCCAGTGCTCAAGCAACCATGAACTATAATAATATTTATAACAACACATTCAATACTAGTTATGAATCAGGAATCAAAACTACCAATGGTGTGCTTGATGCAGAAAACAACTATTGGGGATCAAACTCATTACCTGAAGGCGTTACTGCTAACATATGGGTTGTTGAAGAAGAAGGTTCATACAAATTAAGCAACGGTAATGAATTAGAAAAAGAAATTCCTGGATTGAATGATGGTGGCGACGAACCTGTTGTACCAACTGTAAACGACATCATTTATGTTGATTCAGTAAACGGTGCAGATACTAACGACGGTTTCAGTGAAGCTACTGCAGTAAAAACAATCGAAAAAGCTGTAGCAATTTCCGAAGAAATCACTGATGATTTAGCTGAAGGTCAAATTCCTACCATTGTAATTAAGGAAGGTACTTATGTTGAAAACCCTATTACAATTACTGAAAGTGTCATTATCAACACTACAGGTCCTGTAACATGGGATGCAAATGGTAAAAGAGCTTTATATGTTCAATATGCTGATGTAAGTCTTTCAAACATTACCTTCATTAACGGTAATGAATCCTACAGTGGATCTGTTATCCGTCAGAATTACGGTATTGTACTCATTGACAATTGTGTATTCACAAACAATGGTGGAGAAAACAGGGAAGCTCTTATTTACAATAATTATGGTGATTTATCAATAACAAACACAGTATTTGATAAAAATACTGCTCATAAGACAAGTACTTCTTATGGAAACATTCGTGTAAACAATGGAAACTTATTTGTAGACAACTGTAACTTTACTAACAACTACAATAAATATGGTGTATTCTACATTTCAAGTTCACAAGCTGAAATTTACAACTCTTCATTTATTGGAAACAATGCTACTTCCTCAAGCGGAGGTTCAGGTGCAGCTATTTATGTAGGTGGCAGTTCCACTACCCAAAGTGCATCTAGTGGTAAAATCACTAATGGTACTGCTTCCAATTTATTAGTCAAAAACTGTGAATTTATTAATAACACTGCATTTGGCGGTACTTATTATGGTGGTGCCGGTGGAGCAGTCTATGTAAACAACAACGTAACTGCTGTAATTGAAGATTCATTATTTGAAAACAATGTTGCTATTACCGGTGGAGAATCTGGTAAAGGTGGAGCAATTTATGCTTCTGCAGGGGACATAACAGTAAACGGCTGTGTATTCAACGACAATGTTGCCGAAGAAGGTTCAGAAATTTATCTTAAATACTATGGCGGTTCTTCATACAGTATCATGGTCGCACCTGATGCAATCAATAAAATTAACGTTAAAGATTCAGTCTTTAATGATGATAATAGTGCAATTGTTGTTTCAGACAATGATAAATATGCCGCTGACGTGAATGAAAACTACTGGGGCAGCAATGACAATCCTGCTTCCAAAGTAGGGGAAAACGTCACTGTTGAAAATTGGGTAGTAATGGATGCTAAAGTAACTCCAGACAATGCTCAAATCGGAGACAATGTTACTGTTGATGTAACCTTCGACAAACTTCAACATGCTGATGACACCGTAAGCGAATATAGTGGAACTTTACCGGAAATGGATATAACTGTTACTTCCACAAGCGGTAAATTAAATGAAATTTTAACTGTTAAAGATAACAAGGCAAGTGTTGATTACACTATCGATGCTGCTGATGATGCAATTGATGTTGGTGACGTGTCAATACCTTTAGTTGCTGGAATCATTTACGTGTCTCCTGAAGGTGACGATACCAATGCAGGTACTGAAGAAGCTCCTGTTGCAACTATCGCTCACGCTATTGAAATTTCAGTTAAAGGTAAAATTGTTCTTTTAGAAGGTACCCACAAAACCGGTGACTTAGGAACAATCTCAAAAGATTTAACTATCACTGGTCAAGGTAATGCAATCATTGACGCTCAAAACAACAATAGAGTATTATATGTCGGTTCCACTGGAGATGTTTTAATTGAAAACGTAACATTAATCAACGGATACACTGCTGCTGATGAAAGCGGTGCATTATTAGGAAACTCCGGTAAATTAACCCTTCAAGGTTGTACCTTAGCAAACTCCACTTCAAGCAAAAACGGTGGAGCAATCTACAATGTAGCTGAATTAATGGTAATTGATTCAGTATTTGAAAACAATAAAGCAGCTCAAAATGGTGGAGCAATATTTTCACAGGCTGCTGCAGGTTTTACTCCTGAATTATATGTTGTAGGAACTACCTTTACCAACAACAATGCTAAAGGTTCTTCCAACTTTGCAGGAGGAGCAATATTTGCTCAACAAAACTCTGCATTTGATATTATAAACTCTGAATTTGTCGCAAACAGTGTAGATGCATACGGTGGAGGAGCTATCGAAATTGTAAACACAAATGTTGCTACAATTACCGGTTCCACATTTACTGGAAACTCCGCTAAAGGTGAAGCTGAATCAAGTAACTACGGTGGAGGAGCAATCAGTTTCATTGGTGCTTACTCTGATAAAAAAGAAACTTTAACTGTAACTGATTCTTTATTCGAACAAAACACCGTTGACGGTCTTGGTGGTGGAGCAATTTATGTAAGAACCGCTACTGTAAACGTTGCAAACTCTGTTTTAGTAAGCAATTTCGATGACAGCAATTATGCTGTTTACTCCAGAATTACCAGTATGGTAACTCCTACCGTAAATGTAAACGACAACTGGTGGGGAAGCAACGATTCACCTAAAGATTTCGTTTCTGATAAAGTGACATTAAACAGATGGGCTGTTTTAACTGTTACAAATGACACTCAAATCAAAGCCGGTGAAAACGTAACAATAAACGCAAACATTAACACATACACCACTGGTACTACAACCGGAGATTTAGCAAAACCTATTGTTGTGCCTCGTGCTGTTACTTTAGAAACTTCCGAAGCTACTGAAGAAGGTGTTTTAGTAGATGGTGAAGCTGACTTCGTTTACACAGTTCCTGAAGGATTAAAATTCATCAGAGTTTCTGTTGACAACGAAATTGTAACATTATTCGTAACCACTACTGCAACAACCGTAAGTGCTGACAACTTCACAGCTAAAAAAGGTGAAAGATATGAATTCGCTGTAAATGTAACTTGTGATGACGGCACTATCGTAAACCAAGGTACTGTCGAATTATTCATCGGTGAAGAATCCATCGCTACATTTGATGTAATCGACGGTGTAGCATCAGGTAAATTATTAATTACTCAAGATGAAGGCGAATATAACATCACTGTAAAATATGTTGACCCTGAAACCTTATTCGACGAAAGCTTTACTGTTGTAGGATTCACAGTTAAAGGTATGAATAACATTATCACTCCTGAAAACTTCTATGACTTCTTCGATGATGAAGGAATCATGTTTAGTGACATTCCATTTGATAACTTAATTTTCGATGGTGAATTTGAAGATTTAGGAGTTGACAAAATTGTAATTTCAGAATCCAAACAAATCGAATCCAATTACGCTGATTTCAATGATGTTGTAATAGTTATTGATGCGGATGATGTTTCATTCACTGGTAGAAGCTACTTCACTGTAGACGGCAGTGCTGTTTCAGGCCCTGTATTAGCTATTTACGGTTACAATGTAACTGTAGAAAATGTAAATATTGATTACACAACCGCTAAAGACACTGAAGCTTACGGTATTTTAATCTATGAAGCTGACGGCGTATCAGTTGATAACGCACGCATTGACTTTGTAAGTAACTCTGTAGGTACTCCTGGATACACTCAACACGCTATTCAAATCCGCAGTTCCAGCAATGTAAACATTACAAAAGGAACCATCAGATCAAAATTACCTGCTTGTGACGTTGATTTCTCAAGCCAAGGCATTGACCAAGATTTAATTTTAGCTGTCGGTATTCAAGACAGTGAAAACATTGTTTTAAATAAAAACACTCTTACCACTGATGTAACTGCAGCAAACGGAGACTATCCTACTGTTGATTCAATCATGACTAATAATGTAAACAATTTAGTCATCTCTGACAATAAGATTACTCAAACTGACAAGTCAACTGTTGGTGCAGGTTACTCAAATGCTGTAGACTTATACGTTTCAAACAATGTAAATATTACTGGAAACACCATTACAATCAATTCCGATGCTGGTGAAGAAGCTGCAGGTACTGCATATCCTATCCAACTTACAGGTCCTTACTCAAACGTAGTAATTGACGGTAACACTTTAACCGCAATCAGTAATGGTCCTACCTTAGGTATTTACTCACAAAACTATGCTGGTGAAACTGATATTACTGTAACCAACAACAATATCGATGTAACCGGTTTAGCAACTGCTGGAAATGTTTATTCTTTAGTTTCAGGTATGGAACTTCAAGACACCCAGGCAAAAATATACAACAACACTATTTACTCTCACAATGTCGGTGAATATGATGCAGATAACAATTTATACGGTATAAGTTACGCTCAATGGTTATCCGGCGATCACACCTTTGACATAAGAGACAATGCAATCTTCACTGAAGGTGCATACGCAGTATACTTCTTGAATGCTGTAAACAGTAATGTTGTTGGAAACGATTTACACGGCCATGACTTAGAAGGTGACAACGCAACTTTCATTAAAGGCGGTGAAGGAAACGTAATTGAAAACAACACCCCTCCTTACGAAGCTGAAGTTATCATTGACGCTCCTGGAGCTTGGATTGGTCATGATGCTGAAATTACTGTCACTGTAACAAATGCTACTGATGGTAACGTAACAATCAAAGTAAATGACAAAGTATATGATGATTTAGCTTTAGTTAACGGTAGTGCAACTCTAGTTGTTCCTTTAGCTGACATTGCACAGGATGCAATCAACAACGTTAGCGTAACCTATAACGGTGGTTCCAGAGTATTCTCCGGTGCTGGCGAAGCTACATTTAATGTAGTTAACGGTTTAATTACCAACCAAACATTCTTCAATTACTTCGCTGAAAACGGTTACTTGTTATCATTTGTTCCTGAAGGAGCTACCTTAGACTTCCAAGGACCGTTCTATGGTGCTAAATATAGTGTATACATTAACAAACCTGTAAATGTAATTTCATCCAAAAACGCAAACGGTACTGGTTTATTAGGCGCATATAATGAAGAACTCATCGGAACTGCTGTATTTGACAGTGGGGAAAACCCTAACTACAACTGGGTTAAATTCAATGTTGTAGCAGGCGGTGACAATACCAACATTACCGGTATTAGTATCATCAACGGTGATTTATTCATCCAAGGTGCATCCAATGTAACCGTAGACAACATTTACATGAAAGCTAACATGAGAGGTGTAGGTTCCGGAACCGGATTCTTATCCATCCACTCTGAAGCTTACAACACTGTAATTAAAAACTCATACTTCGAAAACGGTGGTACAGGTTCAAGTTGTGTAGTTCTCGGTAAAGGTGGAAAATACGCTACCTTTGACAACAATGTATTCAACATAACTGGTTCATCCGGTAACGTTTTATCATCCAATATATTTGTTGGTAAAGGTGACAACCCTGAATTTGTAAACTACATCAACAATGTAATCAACAGTCAAGTTGCTGCTTCCGGAACTATGTATGGTATTACTGTATGTGGTCAGGGTAACATAATTGAAAACAACACCTTAAACAACTTCAAAGGTAATGCAATTATTAACCAATGGGGTGCAACCTCAACCAAGAACGTTTACAGAAACAACACCATTACTGGTGGAGGATCCATGGCTATCGGTACTTACAGTATTGTTGAAAACAACAATGTTGCTGAAGGTGCTTTAACCGTAACAGAAGGATGTAACTTCACAGGAAACACTGTAAAATCCTTAACAATCAGTGGTAAAAATGTTTACGCAGCTAACAACACTGTTTTAACTACTGTAACCATTGCAGCTGCTGCTAAAAACACAACCTTCGAAGAAAATGAAGTAAATGGTCTTGTAACTGTTAACTCAAATGACAACACCATTGTCAGAAACAAAGTTACCACTGCAACTCCATATGCAATCGACTTGAAATCAACTTCAAACAACACTGTAACCTACAACAAATTATCTAGTGCCGATAAATTAGGTGACGCAGCTGTAAACTTTGCTGAAGATAAAGACAACAACGTCACCCTCAACGGCGGAAATCCAATTATGGATATTGAAGTTGAAAACACATGGATTACTCAAAACAACACAATTACTATTGCTATTGTTAACGCAACAGGTAATGTGACTGTAAAAGTAAACAACAAAGAATTTGTTGAAGTTCCTTTAGTAGATGGTGCTGTAACTATTGAAGTAGATGCAGCTGACATTGTTGCTGGTGTAAATAATGTAACCGTAACCTACAACGGTGACGATTTCATCAACGTTGACACTGATTCAACCACTTTCATCGGCTTAGACAATGTTGTAACTGAAGATATCTTCTATGAATACTTCGACGAATACGGATTCTTAAATGAAGAAGTTCCATTCGATGAACTGATCTTCAAAGGCGAATTCGACAAACTTTCATACTATGTAATTCTTGACAGACCTATCAAAATCACTGGTCAGGATGCTGTATTGAAAGACATTGCATTCGTCATTGACTCTACTGATGTCAGCTTAGATGGATTAACTTTAACTTCCACAATGAACTTAGGACCATTAGTAACTGTAGGTGAAAGTGACGTATCCATTTCAAACATGAACATTTCATACATTGTAAAAGATGGCGACTCAGTTGCTATTGATATTAAGGATGTAGACAATGTAAATGTGACTGATTCTGTCATTTATGTTGAAACTCATATCACTGAGGACACAAGTTCAGCAAGTGCAATCAATGTGGATGAGTCTTCAAATATCTTAATCGACGGAAATGTATTCACTACCAGTTTCCCTGCATTGTATGCAAGCAACTATGACTGGGATTACTTCATGATGGGATTAAACACTGTAAATCCTATCAGGTTAAGAGCAACCGAAAATATTACATTCACAAACAATAAAGTAAACTCTACTTTAAATGATGTAAGTGCTTCTTATCCGACTGCTCAATCAGTTTATATTATCGGCTGTGAAAACGTATTGGTAGATTCAAACGACTTCTATTTCGTTGATGAGTTTACTCCTCAAGGTGTAGTAGCTTACTTATATGTAATTGACTTCGGATTTGACAAAAACACTACTGTTTCTAACAACAACTTTGATGTGAGAACTGTATCTGGATTAAACGCTGCAGGTACAGCATATGCGCTCCAAGGTGTAGAATCTCAAATTGATATTATTGGAAACAACATTACCACTGTCTCAAACGGTCCTAACTTAGGATTCTACGTTGCTAGTATGATGGGCGGACCATCTGAGATATACCTTGCAAATAACATTATAAATGTAACTGGTAATGCAACCACTTCCGAACAATGGGCATTGGTATCAGGTATTGAAATCACAAACGGTGACGCAAAAATATATAACAACACAATTTATGCTAACAATGTAGCAGGATACGTTGAAAATGCTCCTGTTCACGGTGTAAGCTATGGTCAGTACATGTACGGTTCCCGTTCATTGGATGTACAGAACAACACTATGTATGTTCAAGGTAAATACACTGTTTCAGTAATTAGTGGAACCAAAGCTAACGTTACAGGAAACACTTTATACGCTGAAGAATTATTCGGTGATGATTCTGTTGCTCCTGGTGTAGACGGTATTGTAGAAAACAACACTCCTCCATTTGCAGATATTGATGTATTTATTGATGGTCAAACTGCATGGATTGGAACTAACTCTACTATTACTGTAACCGTACCTACCGGAACTGGTAATGTAACTATTGTTATTGGAAATAAGACATTTAAAGAATTAAAATTAGAAAATGAAACTGTAACTGTTAATGTATCTGCAGAAGACTTAGTTTTAGGCGCTAATGAAATTAATGTTACTTACAACGGAGACAAATATAATTTACCTACTATGTCCACAGGTAACTTACAAGTAATTGACGGTGTAATTACAAATGAAACCTTCAAATACTACTTCGATGCAGACAACAATAATTACTTATTCGATTATGTTCCTGAAAATGTAACATTAGACTTCCAAGGTTCATTTATCGGCAATGAATTTACTTTATCCATCAACAAACCTGAAAACATTGTTTCAACTACTGGTGATGCAGTATTTGACAGTAACCGTACTAGTGCTCCATGGATAACCTTCAATGTTATTGCTGGTGCAGACCACACTAACATAACCGGTATCAGCATTATAAACGGTAACTTATTCATCAGAGGAGCTTCATATGTGACTGTTGATGATATTTACATGAAAGCTGATAAAAGAGGAGTAGGATCAGGTACTGGATTCCTGTCTATCCACTCTAACGCTTACTACACAACCATTAAAAACTCTCACTTTGAAAACGGTGGAACCGGTTCAAGTTGTGTTGTACTCGGTAAAGGTGGTAAATACGCTACATTTGACAACAATGAATTTGAAATAACCGGCTCATCAGGTAACGTACTGTCCTCAAACATTTTCGTAGGTACAGGAAACAACCCTGAATTTGTAAACTACACAAACAACAAGATTGTCAGTCATATGGCTGCTTCCGGATTCATGTATGGTATTACTGTATGTGGTCAAGGTAACATCATTGAAAACAACTCCTTAATCAACTTTAGAGGTAATGGAATTGTCAACCAGTTCGGTGCAACCTCAACCAAAAACGTATACAGAAACAACACCATAACCGGTGGCGGATCAATGGCAATAGGTACTTACAGTCTCGTTGAAAACAACAATGTAACTGAAGGTTCCTTAACTGTAACCGAAGGATGTACCTTTATTAACAATACTGCAAAAGCATTAACAATCAGTGGTAAAAACGTTGTTGCAGAAGACAATACCATTTTAACAACTGTAACTATCAGTGCAGCTGCTAAAAACACTACTTTCACTGGAAACGATGTATTTGGTTTAGTCACTGTAAACTCCGGCGACAATACAATTAAAGACAACTTTATTGTTTCATCATCCGAGTTCACAATAGACCTTAAATCAACTCAAAACAACACTGTAACTGATAACATATTATATGCTGCAGAGTTAGTTGGAGACGCATCTGTTAAATATGCAAACGAAAACAACACTGTAAAAGACAACTTCCCAGTTGATCCTGTATTAAATGTTGAAGTTGATGATATTGTTGTTGGTGAAACTGCTGAAATCAATATTAAATTTGCAGAACCTGTTGTTGGAACTGTAGAAGTGTTACTCAACGGTAAAAAATACACTGTAGAAGTAAATGACGGTGCAGCACAATTAAATGTATCTTATTTACCTGCAGCTAAATATACTGTTGGCGTATACTTTGACGGAGACCTTTTATACATACAAACTGATGCATTAAAAGAATTCAATGTGGAAAAACTATCAACAGACTTAAATGTTGAAGTTAGCGAAGCTGTCTCCGGTGATAATGTAACCGTTACTATCAAAGCTGAAAATGTAACTGGTAATGTAACTGTAACCTCTGATTTAGGACAAGCTACCACCATTGCTTTAGATGAAAATGGTACTGCTACTTTCACTCTTGAAGATGTAATGGCTGGAGATCATTATGTAAGTGTTGCATATGATGGCGATGATGTAAATGATGCTGTAACTGCTGTTGTTCCATTCACTGTAGAGAAAAAAGATGCTCCTGTTGTAGTTAAAGCTGATGAGAAAGCTACTGTTGGAGTGCCTACTACTATCAGTGTAGAACTTCCTGAAGCTGCAAG